From Zalophus californianus isolate mZalCal1 chromosome 16, mZalCal1.pri.v2, whole genome shotgun sequence, one genomic window encodes:
- the CHRNB1 gene encoding acetylcholine receptor subunit beta isoform X1, which translates to MTPGPLLLLLGALGAPLAPGARGTEAEGRLREQLFSGYDSTVRPAREVGDRVGVSIGLSLAQLISLNEKDEEMSTKVYLDLEWTDYRLSWDPAEHDGIDSLRITAGSVWLPDVVLLNNNDGNFDVALDLNVVVSSNGSVRWQPPGLYRSSCSIQVTYFPFDWQNCTMVFSSYSYDSSEVSLRTGLGPDKQERREVHIHEGTFIENGQWEIIHKPSRLIQPPADPRGGGAGQRQEVTFYLIIRRKPLFYLVNVIAPCILITLLAIFVFYLPPDAGEKMGLSIFALLTLTVFLLLLADKVPETSLSVPIIIKYLMFTMVLVTFSVILSVVVLNLHHRSPHTHQMPVWVRRIFIHKLPLYLGLKRPKPERDLMPEPPPVALRDSPGSGWGRGTDEYFIRKPPNDFLFPKPNRFQPELTAPDLRRLTDGPTRAVGLPPELREAVSSISYIARQLQEQEDRDALKEDWQFVAMVVDRLFLWTFIIFTSVGTLVIFLDASYHLPPADPFP; encoded by the exons ATGACCCCAgggccgctgctgctgctgctgggggcgCTGGGGGCGCCGCTCGCCCCGG GCGCCCGCGGCACGGAGGCGGAGGGCCGGCTCCGCGAGCAGCTTTTCTCGGGCTATGACAGCACGGTGCGGCCGGCGCGGGAGGTGGGGGACCGTGTCGGGGTCAGCATTGGCCTCAGCCTGGCGCAACTCATCAGCCTG AACGAGAAGGATGAGGAGATGAGCACAAAGGTGTACTTAGACCTG GAGTGGACTGACTACAGGCTGAGCTGGGACCCCGCGGAGCACGACGGCATCGATTCACTCCGCATCACGGCGGGATCCGTGTGGCTTCCGGACGTGGTGCTCCTAAACAA CAACGACGGGAATTTTGACGTTGCTCTGGACTTGAACGTCGTGGTGTCCTCCAATGGTTCCGTGCGCTGGCAGCCTCCGGGCCTCTACCGTAGCAGCTGCAGCATCCAG GTCACCTACTTCCCCTTCGACTGGCAGAACTGCACTATGGTGTTCAGTTCCTACAGTTATGACAGCTCCGAGGTCAGCCTGCGGACCGGCTTGGGTCCTGATAAGCAGGAGCGGCGGGAAGTGCACATTCATGAAGGGACCTTCATTG AGAATGGCCAATGGGAAATTATCCACAAGCCTTCTCGGCTAATCCAGCCTCCAGCGGATCctaggggagggggggcaggacaGCGGCAAGAAGTCACCTTCTACCTCATCATTCGCCGGAAGCCTCTCTTCTACCTGGTCAATGTCATTGCCCCATGCATCCTCATCACTCTCCTGGCCATCTTCGTCTTCTACCTGCCGCCAGATGCAG GAGAGAAGATGGGGCTGTCCATCTTTGCGCTGCTGACCCTTACCGTGTTCCTGTTGCTGCTGGCAGACAAAGTCCCCGAGACCTCCCTGTCTGTCCCCATCATTATCAAGTACCTCATGTTTACCATGGTCCTCGTCACTTTCTCAGTCATCCTTAGCGTCGTAGTCCTCAACCTGCACCATCGCTCACCCCACACCCACCAAATGCCCGTTTGGGTCCGCCGG ATCTTCATCCACAAACTCCCTCTATACCTGGGTCTGAAGAGGCCCAAACCTGAGAGAGACCTGATGCCGGAGCCACCTCCTGTAGCCCTCAGGGATTCTCCAGGAAGTGGCTGGGGTCGGGGAACAGATGAATATTTCATCCGGAAGCCACCGAACGATTTTCTCTTCCCCAAACCGAACAG GTTCCAGCCTGAATTGACCGCCCCGGACCTGCGGCGACTTACCGATGGTCCAACCCGGGCCGTGGGCCTGCCTCCCGAGCTACGGGAGGCCGTTTCCTCCATCAGCTACATCGCTCGGCAGCTGCAGGAGCAGGAGGACCGCGACGCG CTGAAAGAAGACTGGCAGTTTGTGGCCATGGTAGTGGATCGCCTTTTCCTGTGGACCTTCATCATCTTCACGAGCGTTGGGACCCTCGTCATCTTCCTGGACGCTTCGTACCACTTGCCCCCTGCCGACCCCTTTCCTTGA
- the CHRNB1 gene encoding acetylcholine receptor subunit beta isoform X2, with amino-acid sequence MSTKVYLDLEWTDYRLSWDPAEHDGIDSLRITAGSVWLPDVVLLNNNDGNFDVALDLNVVVSSNGSVRWQPPGLYRSSCSIQVTYFPFDWQNCTMVFSSYSYDSSEVSLRTGLGPDKQERREVHIHEGTFIENGQWEIIHKPSRLIQPPADPRGGGAGQRQEVTFYLIIRRKPLFYLVNVIAPCILITLLAIFVFYLPPDAGEKMGLSIFALLTLTVFLLLLADKVPETSLSVPIIIKYLMFTMVLVTFSVILSVVVLNLHHRSPHTHQMPVWVRRIFIHKLPLYLGLKRPKPERDLMPEPPPVALRDSPGSGWGRGTDEYFIRKPPNDFLFPKPNRFQPELTAPDLRRLTDGPTRAVGLPPELREAVSSISYIARQLQEQEDRDALKEDWQFVAMVVDRLFLWTFIIFTSVGTLVIFLDASYHLPPADPFP; translated from the exons ATGAGCACAAAGGTGTACTTAGACCTG GAGTGGACTGACTACAGGCTGAGCTGGGACCCCGCGGAGCACGACGGCATCGATTCACTCCGCATCACGGCGGGATCCGTGTGGCTTCCGGACGTGGTGCTCCTAAACAA CAACGACGGGAATTTTGACGTTGCTCTGGACTTGAACGTCGTGGTGTCCTCCAATGGTTCCGTGCGCTGGCAGCCTCCGGGCCTCTACCGTAGCAGCTGCAGCATCCAG GTCACCTACTTCCCCTTCGACTGGCAGAACTGCACTATGGTGTTCAGTTCCTACAGTTATGACAGCTCCGAGGTCAGCCTGCGGACCGGCTTGGGTCCTGATAAGCAGGAGCGGCGGGAAGTGCACATTCATGAAGGGACCTTCATTG AGAATGGCCAATGGGAAATTATCCACAAGCCTTCTCGGCTAATCCAGCCTCCAGCGGATCctaggggagggggggcaggacaGCGGCAAGAAGTCACCTTCTACCTCATCATTCGCCGGAAGCCTCTCTTCTACCTGGTCAATGTCATTGCCCCATGCATCCTCATCACTCTCCTGGCCATCTTCGTCTTCTACCTGCCGCCAGATGCAG GAGAGAAGATGGGGCTGTCCATCTTTGCGCTGCTGACCCTTACCGTGTTCCTGTTGCTGCTGGCAGACAAAGTCCCCGAGACCTCCCTGTCTGTCCCCATCATTATCAAGTACCTCATGTTTACCATGGTCCTCGTCACTTTCTCAGTCATCCTTAGCGTCGTAGTCCTCAACCTGCACCATCGCTCACCCCACACCCACCAAATGCCCGTTTGGGTCCGCCGG ATCTTCATCCACAAACTCCCTCTATACCTGGGTCTGAAGAGGCCCAAACCTGAGAGAGACCTGATGCCGGAGCCACCTCCTGTAGCCCTCAGGGATTCTCCAGGAAGTGGCTGGGGTCGGGGAACAGATGAATATTTCATCCGGAAGCCACCGAACGATTTTCTCTTCCCCAAACCGAACAG GTTCCAGCCTGAATTGACCGCCCCGGACCTGCGGCGACTTACCGATGGTCCAACCCGGGCCGTGGGCCTGCCTCCCGAGCTACGGGAGGCCGTTTCCTCCATCAGCTACATCGCTCGGCAGCTGCAGGAGCAGGAGGACCGCGACGCG CTGAAAGAAGACTGGCAGTTTGTGGCCATGGTAGTGGATCGCCTTTTCCTGTGGACCTTCATCATCTTCACGAGCGTTGGGACCCTCGTCATCTTCCTGGACGCTTCGTACCACTTGCCCCCTGCCGACCCCTTTCCTTGA
- the ZBTB4 gene encoding zinc finger and BTB domain-containing protein 4 translates to MPPPAEVTDPSHAPAVLRQLNEQRLRGLFCDVTLIAGDTKFPAHRSVLAASSPFFREALLASAPLPLPPVTGGPAPNPAATTTASSSSSSSSSSSSSSSSSSSSSSSPPPASPPTSSPPRVLELPGVPAAAFSDVLNFIYSARLALPGGGGDGAAVAEIGALGRRLGISRLQGLGEGGDAWVPPAPAAMAASQPADEGFGPGPRPAGEWEGDRAEAQASDSQAPLPRRPLPCPRCGKSFIHPKRLQTHEAQCRRGAGTRGSAGLGSGGSGPSGPAGVDASALPAPVGFRGGPEHVVKVVGGHVLYVCAACERSYVTLSSLKRHSNVHSWRRKYPCRYCEKVFALAEYRTKHEVWHTGERRYQCIFCWETFVTYYNLKTHQRAFHGISPGLLASEKTPNGGYKPKLNTLKLYRLLPMRAAKRPYKTYSQGAPEAPLSPSLNTPAPVAMPASPPPGPPPAPQPGPPPSVIAFARPAPSVIVHGGGSSGGAGGGPANTGGAQAASVITYTAPPRPPKKREYPPPPPQPAATPASPATAGSPATAAGPAAATEEAKGRNPRAGRTLTYTAKPAGGIGAGGGPPAGPGRGPSQLQAPPPLCQITVRIGEEAIVKRRISETDLRPGELSGEEAEESDDDDDDDDDDEDGDEDGDEDEEGSRAGAEDQLWRPYYSYKPKRKAGAAGAGGSGGGALPRGRRPPRWRQKPERRGWEDTPAAEGPAGRARAERRHRCADCAQTFASLRKLRKHQEAHGGGAHGSRAGRRPSGRFACPHCAKVCKTAAALSRHGQRHAAERPGGTPTPVIAYSKGSAGTRAGEVKEEAPQEMQVSSSSGEAGGGSAAAAAEGASETASLQDPVISGGEEPPLVAGGGTYAYPPVQEFPLALIGSGREPSGGRGKSGSEGPVGAGEGDRAEGLGAAKVTFYPEPYPLVYGPQLLAAYPYNFSNLAALPVALNMVLPDEKGGGALPFLPGVFGYAVNPQAAPSTPPTPPPPTLPPPVPPKGEGERAGLERTQKGDVG, encoded by the exons ATGCCCCCCCCAGCAGAGGTGACGGACCCGTCCCATGCCCCCGCCGTCCTGCGCCAGCTCAATGAGCAGCGGCTCCGCGGCCTCTTCTGTGATGTCACCCTCATAGCTGGAGACACCAAGTTCCCTGCTCACCGCAGTGTCCTGGCTGCTTCCAGTCCCTTCTTCAGAGAGGCCCTGCTTGCTTCAGCTCCGCTGCCCCTCCCACCAGTTACTGGGGGCCCTGCCCCCAACCCCGCGGCCACCACAactgcctcctcctcttcctcctcttcctcctcctcctcctcctcttcttcctcttcttcctcttcctcctcttccccccctcCGGCCTcaccccccacttcctccccaccccGGGTCCTGGAGCTGCCAGGGGTCCCGGCAGCTGCCTTCTCGGATGTCCTCAACTTCATCTACAGTGCCCGGCTTGCCCTACCCGGCGGCGGAGGGGACGGGGCAGCGGTGGCGGAGATCGGAGCTCTGGGGCGGCGTCTGGGCATCTCACGcctgcagggcctgggggagggaggcgaTGCCTGGGTACCTCCTGCCCCAGCCGCCATGGCCGCCTCGCAGCCCGCAGATGAGGGCTTCGGGCCTGGGCCGAGGCCCGCCGGGGAGTGGGAGGGCGACAGGGCTGAGGCCCAGGCCTCTGACTCGCAGGCCCCCCTGCCCCGGCGGCCGCTGCCCTGCCCGCGATGCGGGAAGAGCTTCATCCATCCCAAGCGGCTGCAGACCCACGAGGCACAGTGCCGACGGGGGGCCGGCACTCGGGGGTCTGCGGGGCTGGGCTCCGGGGGCTCGGGCCCCAGCGGGCCTGCGGGAGTGGACGCCTCCGCCCTGCCCGCGCCGGTGGGCTTCCGAGGCGGCCCCGAGCACGTGGTGAAGGTGGTGGGCGGCCACGTGCTGTACGTGTGCGCCGCCTGTGAGCGCTCCTACGTGACCCTGTCCAGCCTGAAGCGGCACAGCAACGTGCACTCCTGGCGGAGGAAGTACCCCTGCCGGTACTGTGAGAAGGTGTTCGCGCTGGCGGAGTACCGGACCAAGCACGAGGTGTGGCACACTGGGGAGCGCAG GTACCAGTGCATCTTCTGCTGGGAGACCTTTGTCACTTATTATAACCTGAAGACCCACCAGCGAGCCTTCCATGGCATTAGCCCCGGCCTCTTAGCCAGTGAGAAGACACCCAATGGAGGCTACAAGCCCAAGCTCAATACCCTCAAGCTGTACCGCCTGCTCCCCATGCGGGCAGCCAAGCGGCCCTATAAGACCTACAGCCAGGGAGCCCCCGAGGCCCCCCTCTCTCCAAGCCTCAACACACCGGCCCCCGTAGCCATGCCTGCCAGCCCGCCGCCCGgacccccacccgccccccagcCCGGCCCCCCACCCTCTGTCATCGCTTTCGCCCGCCCCGCTCCCTCTGTCATTGTTCACGGGGGCGGTAGCAGTGGTGGAGCAGGGGGTGGGCCGGCCAACACGGGGGGAGCCCAAGCTGCCTCGGTCATCACTTACACTGCTCCCCCGAGGCCCCCCAAGAAACGTGAGTACCCACCGCCTCCCCCTCAGCCTGCAGCCACGCCAGCCAGCCCGGCCACGGCGGGCAGCCCGGCCACCGCCGCGGGGCCGGCCGCAGCCACGGAGGAGGCCAAGGGCCGGAACCCACGGGCTGGAAGGACTCTGACCTACACGGCCAAGCCAGCCGGCGGGATTGGCGCGGGTGGGGGTCCCCCTGCGGGGCCCGGCCGGGGCCCCTCTCAGCTACAGGCTCCACCTCCACTGTGTCAGATCACGGTGCGGATCGGCGAGGAGGCCATTGTCAAGCGCCGCATCTCAGAGACTGACCTGCGTCCCGGGGAGCTGAGCGGAGAGGAGGCGGAGGAGagcgacgacgacgacgacgacgacgacgacgacgaggaCGGGGACGAGGACGGGGACGAGGACGAGGAGGGGTCGCGGGCTGGCGCGGAGGACCAGCTCTGGCGGCCCTACTACTCCTACAAGCCCAAGCGCAAGGCcggggcggcgggcgcgggcggcAGCGGGGGCGGCGCGCTGCCCCGGGGCCGCCGGCCGCCCCGCTGGAGACAGAAGCCGGAGCgcaggggctgggaggacacGCCGGCGGCCGAGGGCCCCGCGGGGCGCGCCCGGGCCGAGCGGAGGCACCGCTGCGCGGATTGCGCCCAGACCTTCGCCAGCCTGAGGAAGCTGCGCAAGCACCAGGAGGCGCACGGCGGCGGCGCGCACGGCTCCCGCGCCGGCCGCAGGCCCTCGGGCCGCTTCGCCTGCCCTCACTGCGCCAAGGTGTGCAAGACGGCGGCCGCCCTGAGCCGCCACGGCCAGAGGCACGCGGCCGAGCGGCCCGGGGGCACTCCCACGCCGGTCATCGCCTACTCCAAGGGCAGCGCCGGCACCAGAGCCGGGGAGGTCAAGGAGGAGGCCCCCCAAGAGATGCAAGTCTCCTCGTCCAGCGGCGAGGCGGGCGGCGGGAGCGCTGCTGCTGCTGCGGAGGGAGCGTCCGAGACCGCCTCTCTCCAGGACCCTGTCATCTCAGGGGGTGAGGAGCCCCCGCTGGTGGCAGGAGGGGGCACCTATGCATATCCGCCTGTGCAGGAATTTCCACTGGCTCTGATTGGGAGCGGCAGGGAACCTAGTGGTGGGAGGGGGAAAAGTGGCAGCGAGGGGccggtgggggctggggagggggaccgCGCGGAGGGGTTGGGGGCTGCCAAAGTCACCTTCTACCCAGAGCCCTACCCGCTCGTCTATGGCCCCCAGCTCCTTGCCGCTTACCCTTACAACTTCAGCAACCTGGCCGCTCTCCCGGTTGCTCTTAACATGGTCCTACCTGATGAAAAGGGTGGGGgggcccttcccttccttccagggGTTTTTGGCTACGCAGTCAATCCTCAAGCAGCACCCTCTACTCCCCCAACCCCGCCTCCGCCCACTCTTCCTCCACCAGTCCCCCCtaagggggaaggggaaagggcagGGCTTGAGAGAACCCAGAAGGGAGATGTGGGGTGA